One window of Hoplias malabaricus isolate fHopMal1 chromosome 16, fHopMal1.hap1, whole genome shotgun sequence genomic DNA carries:
- the LOC136671415 gene encoding coagulation factor XIII B chain-like isoform X2, translating into MHSAKPDKCAAFSLTHGLVQYKKVTDDSSQSQRIYYACEADYKTFEDTWWGETSCSQGVFSYTPQCISKYDCGRFPTIPHGELNALTPNKVYRHREWAAFQCDLGYKAERYYITCENGQWTTGECKRDICGPPPRVENAVVASYDQETFIMSATFQCREHFTIPKHPKMFCINKKWDPAPTCEMVPSTCLKPQKEIINGSVLEPHKLKDYYGKMQTVPYKCLEGFSFEREKYAQCIGEKWTYPNCIQSRACGSPPSFRFAKLTKALKDTYRHGESIKYTCQDYYKMEGSAHMSCNQGTWTGSIKCLSFCLLMEDDMDDRKIQPARYKKQSYRIYHGNYIVFKCQDQRQPKRGSVDMEQQCNNGVLHLPVCR; encoded by the exons ATGCACTCTG CTAAACCGGACAAATGTGCTGCATTCAGCTTGACACATGGACTCGTACAGtacaaaaaagtcacagatgaTTCCAGCCAATCTCAGCGTATTTACTATGCATGTGAGGCAGATTATAAAACATTTGAGGACACATGGTGGGGAGAAACAAGCTGCAGCCAGGGTGTATTTTCTTATACGCCACAGTGTATCA GTAAATATGACTGTGGCCGTTTTCCCACTATTCCTCATGGAGAGCTAAACGCTCTAACACCAAATAAAGTCTATCGACATAGGGAATGGGCTGCTTTCCAATGTGATTTGGGTTACAAAGCAGAGCGGTACTACATCACATGTGAAAATGGACAATGGACAACCGGGGAATGTAAAC GTGATATTTGTGGGCCTCCTCCACGGGTTGAAAATGCTGTTGTTGCATCCTACGATCAAGAAACCTTCATCATGTCTGCGACCTTTCAGTGTCGAGAACATTTTACAATACCTAAGCATCCGAAAATGTTCTGCATAAACAAGAAGTGGGATCCAGCACCTACTTGTGAAA TGGTACCATCTACATGTTTAAAACCTCAAAAGGAGATCATCAATGGCTCTGTTTTAGAACCTCACAAATTAAAAGATTACTATGGAAAAATGCAAACTGTGCCATATAAATGTTTAGAGGGATTCAGTTTTGAAAGAGAAAAATATGCCCAGTGTATTGGGGAGAAGTGGACTTACCCAAATTGCATAC aATCAAGGGCTTGTGGTTCACCCCCCAGCTTCAGATTTGCCAAACTAACTAAAGCTTTAAAAGACACGTACAGGCATGGTGAATCAATTAAATACACCTGCCAAGACTACTACAAAATGGAAGGTTCTGCCCACATGTCCTGCAATCAAGGAACATGGACTGGCAGTATAAAGTGCTTAA GCTTCTGCCTTTTGATGGAAGACGACATGGACGACAGAAAAATACAACCAGCACGCTACAAGAAACAATCCTATCGTATATATCATGGGAATTACATAGTCTTTAAATGTCAAGATCAGAGACAACCAAAAAGAGGCAGCGTGGACATGGAACAGCAGTGCAATAATGGAGTATTACATTTGCCTGTATGCAGATAA
- the LOC136671379 gene encoding abnormal spindle-like microcephaly-associated protein homolog yields MLKPPQLVPLDVEEQWLHSESLMDCSSGDSEHYNSPELRRRIILGENAAAIVIQAFCRGWLARKLAKEAARSARRQRFIAAAHHHLCAVRIQRALRVHWALKAAKRQISSVIYIQRWFRSKLQRRRYLEQRQKIITVQRAVKAWLNHRNQAAIVIQHAAKRFLLRRKKERLQQGIMKVQALWRGHWWSHDAFWNKVISIRHRLRKVKPKVKAKEKDKLCHKTATALSYLLGYQNYAHILAALKHLETATRLSPECCERLVKSEATHTIFTLIRSCNRSVPSMEIIALATQNLLNLSKYNKTIDAVYEVPDSVDTLLDLLQIYREKAGDKVADKGGSIFTKACFLLVILVQDEKRATVVKNLPKSSERIRSIYRLTLRKCKMDVQRTQVKQRMNVSLNGSFLLQATPQKSKAVSRFAPAWVLHRGKMKDIVDPLGAIQMLVKALTLMP; encoded by the exons ATGctcaaaccacctcaactggttcctctcgacgtggaggagcagtggctccactccgagtctctcatGGAT TGCTCCAGCGGCGATTCAGAGCATTACAACTCGCCAGAGCTGAGAAGGAGAATCATCTTAGGAGAAAATGCTGCTGCTATTGTCATACAGGCATTTTGCCGTGGCTGGCTGGCAAGGAAATTG GCAAAGGAAGCTGCCAGATCTGCAAGAAGGCAGCGTTTCATTGCTGCTGCTCACCACCATCTGTGTGCAGTGAGGATCCAGAGAGCCCTCCGTGTGCACTGGGCACTAAAAGCAGCCAAGAGGCAGATTTCTTCAGTTATTTATATCCAG CGCTGGTTCAGGTCCAAACTTCAGAGAAGGCGTTATCTTGAGCAAAGACAGAAGATCATCACAGTACAGAGAGCAGTAAAGGCTTGGTTAAATCATCGCAACCAAGCTGCCATTGTTATCCAACATGCTGCCAAAAGATTCCTCCTGAGACGGAAGAAAGAAAGACTACAgcaaggaattatgaaagttcAA GCTCTTTGGAGAGGACACTGGTGGAGTCATGACGCTTTCTGGAACAAAGTCATTTCAATCAGACATCGCTTGAGGAAAGTCAAGCCCAAAGTCAAGgccaaagaaaaagacaaactgTGCCATAAGACTGCAACTGCCTTAAGTTACCTGCTTGGATATCAAAATTATGCACATATTCTTGCTGCATTAAAACATCTGG AAACTGCCACCAGACTTTCACCAGAGTGCTGTGAGCGTCTTGTGAAGAGTGAAGCAACACACACCATCTTTACCCTGATAAGAAGCTGCAATCGAAGCGTGCCGTCAATGGAGATTATTGCTTTAGCTACTCAAAATCTTCTCAATttatcaa AGTACAACAAAACCATTGATGCTGTTTATGAAGTGCCAGACTCTGTGGACACACTCTTGGATCTTCTCCAGATCTACAGAGAGAAGGCTGGTGATAAGGTTGCAGACAAAGGCGGTAGCATTTTTACCAAAGCGTGCTTCCTTTTGGTGATTTTAGTACAGGATGAAAAACGGGCAACG GTGGTGAAAAACCTCCCCAAGTCTTCAGAACGCATTCGCAGTATCTACCGGCTCACACTTCGAAAATGTAAAATGGACGTGCAGAGGACACAAGTAAAGCAGAGGATGAATGTCTCGCTGAATGGAAGCTTCCTTCTACAAGCCACTCCTCAAAAGTCCAAAGCAGTGTCCAG ATTTGCCCCGGCCTGGGTTCTTCACAGAGGGAAGATGAAGGATATTGTTGATCCTCTTGGAGCCATCCAGATGTTGGTTAAAGCTCTCACACTCATGCCTTAA